TCACGCTCGACGAGGAGGCCATGGACGAGGCCGAGACCCCCCGGAAGTACCTCGAGCTCGTCAACCGGGCGCTCTCCGTCCGCGTCACCGCCTGAGCCTCCCGGCCGACGACCGGCCCACCCGCACGGCCATCAGAGAGTTCATGCTCCGCGAGTTCCTGCCGGACGTTTCCGCCGACGAGCTGGACGCGGACTTCGGCTTCCCGGCGGCGGGCGCCGTCGACAGCCTCGCCCTGCTCAAGGTGATCATGTGGCTGGAGGACGAACACCACATCAACACCGACGAGTTCGTCCTGGACCCGTAGTTCTTCCGCTCGGCCGCGGCGATCGACGCGTTGATACGGACGCTTCCCGGCTGCAGGCGGAGGCCGCCGCCGTGGCGGACGCCACCACCGAGATCGCGGACGGGGTGTACGCCTGCGTCCAGAGCGACGGCGGCCGGTGCCTGAACAACGCGGGCCCGGTCACCGGCGGGAACGGGCGCGGCCCCGTTCTGCCTGATGGGATCCGTCTGGCCACCGTCCCGCGCCACGGGAGCGCCGGACGGGCCGGAGCCGTAGCGGCGGCTCCGGCCCGTCTGTGGGCCGTGCCCGCCCGGTCAGACCAGGTCGTCGCGGGTGACACGGCGGGTCGCGACCCGCAGGGCGCCCTCGACACGGACCAGCACGTCCTCGCAGACGCACACGCGGTGCACCCGGGACTCGCCGCCGATCTGCGAGGCGTAGACGATCGCGTACGAACGGACGCCGACGGCGCCGTCCGGGCGCTCGCAGACGTCGAACATGCCCATGAAGTGCCGGTGGCGCTGGCCGGCCTCGGCCAGCTGCGCGGCGCTGCGGCTGGTCGCCGTGACCAGGCCCGCCCGTCCGCGCACCGGCTGCGGCAGCGTCGGCACGTCGAAGACGGCGTCCTCGGTGAACGTCTCGGCCCAGCGCTGCGACTCACCGAGGTCCAGCAGCTGCATCTGGTGGGCGTAGAACTGCTGGACCTCGGCGTACAGGGCACCGAAGGCCGCGGCCGCCTGTGGTCCCGTGCCGGCCTGGAGGGTCATGGAGTGCTCCGTTCTGGTGGATGGCGCCACCTTCGTCCCTCCGGGTCGAGCGGGCTTCGAAGACCCCTCGAACCCGTCGCCGGACCGGCCCCTGCCGGTTCTCGAGTCGCGTTCGTGCGGCCGTCGAGGTGAGCGGGACATGGTCAGGACATCAATGCCGTTCTGGAGGTACACCGATGAAGCCAGAGACGAAGCCAGTGGCCCTGGTCACCGGGGGCACGAGCGGGATCGGACTGGCCGTGGTCCGCGACCTCGCCCGCCGCGGCCACCGCGTCTTCCTCTGCGCCCGCACCGAGCAGCAGGTCAAGCAGACCGTGGAGGACCTGCGGGCCGAAGGCCTCGAGGTCGAGGGTTCCGCCGCAGACGTCCGTGACCCCGCATCCGTCAAGGCGCTGGTCGCCGCCGCGGTCGAGGCCTTCGGCCCCGTCTCGATCCTCGTGAACAACGCCGGCCGCAGCGGCGGCGGCCCGACCGCCGACCTCACGGACGAGCTCTGGTACGACGTCATCGACACCAACCTGAACAGCGTCTTCCTGCTGACCCGCGAGGTGCTCAAGTACGGCGGGCTCGAGGGCGCCTCCTACGGGCGGATCATCAACATCGCCTCCACCGCCGGCAAGCAGGGCGTGGTGCTGGGCGCCCCCTACTCGGCCTCCAAGCACGGTGTCGTCGGCTTCACCAAGGCGCTCGGCAACGAGCTCGCCCCCACCGGCATCACCGTCAACGCGGTCTGCCCCGGATACGTCGAGACCCCGATGGCCCAGCGCGTGCGCTCCGGCTACGCGGCCGCGTACGACACCTCCGAGGAGCAGATCAAGCAGAAGTTCACCGCGAAGATCCCGCTCGGCCGCTACTCCACCCCCGAGGAGGTGGCCGGCCTGGTCGGCTACCTGACCACCGACGTGGCCTCGTCCATCACCTCGCAGGCGCTCAACGTCTGCGGCGGCCTCGGCAACTTCTGATCCGGAAAGCAGGGATTCCCCACGATGTCCGCTGAGCGTGTGCACCGCACGACGCACGACGTCACCGTCGCCGCACCCGCCGGGGTGGTCTACGGCCTGATCTCCGACGCTGTCCAGTGGCCGCTGTACTTCCCGCCCAACGTCCACGTCGAACGCCTGGAGTTCGACGGGACGCACGAGCGGCTGCGCATGTGGGCCACCGCCAACGGCCGGATCAAGTCCTGGACCTCGAAGCGCACCCTGGACGTGGCGCAGCGCCGCATCGCATTCCGCCAGGAGGTCCCGGCCTCCCCGCTGGAGTCGATGGGCGGCACCTGGATCGTCGAGCCGCGCGGTGCCGCCTCCTGCCGGCTGGTCCTGCTGCACGACTTCACGGTCGCCGGCGACAACGCCGAGAACGTCGCGTGGGTCGAGCGCGCCACCGACACCAACAGCCGGGCCGAGCTCGGCAACATCAAGCAGCTCGCCGAGGGCTGGGAGCGCCTCGACGACCTCGTGATGTCCTTCGAGGACTCCGTGCGCGTCGAGGGCCCGGCCGAGCGCGTCTACTCCTTCCTCCACCGCGTCCAGGACTGGCCGACGCTGGTCCCGCACGTCTCCCGCCTCGACGTCACCGAGCCGGAGCCGGGCGTCCAGGTGATGTCCATGGACACCCTGACCGCCGACGGCAGCTCCCACACGACCGAGTCGGTCCGGGTCTGCTTCCCGCACGCCCGCCGCATCGTCTACAAGCAGACGGCGACGCCCCTGCTGATGTCGGCGCACACCGGCGAGTGGTCGCTCGTCGAGGACGAGACCGGCGTGACCGTCACCTCGCAGCACAGCGTCGTGCTGCGCGAGGAGAACATCACCCGCGTCCTGGGTCCCCAGGCCGGGATCGCCGAATGCCGCCGCTACGTCCGTGAAGCGCTCGGCCGCAACAGCACGGCGACCCTCAATCTCGCCAAGGCACATGCCGAGTCCGCCACCGGGGAGCAGAGCCGGGACGGAGCCCGGGCGGCCTGACCCGTCGTGTCCACCGCTGCTCCGGCTCCGCTCAAGCAGCTCTGACCAGGCTGAACGGCGACGGAACCCTCGGACACACCAGGGCGGCACGCGGGCTCTCCTCCACACATGTGCAGCCCCGGTCCTCCAGACCGGGGTTGCTTTGCGTGCGTCCCCCAGCGACGCCCTGACCACAGCCCCGGCCCCACACGGGCCGCGCAGGAACTTCCGACACACCCAAGGAGAGGTATGACCCCCAACACGATCATCGCCGAGGAGAGGCACGAAGCGGCCGGTCCGCCGGCCGGTCCGCTCCCGTGGCACCTCGCCCTGGTCAGCGGGGCCAACGGCGCCTCCCTTGACGCCGGTCTCGCCGCACTCAAGAACGCCCCCGCCGGTGCCCCCGCGGCCGCCTCCCCGGTGACCCGCCGCACCGTCGGCGCGGGCTCCGCGACGCACCGCGGCGCCGTGCTGACCGGCCCCGAGGGCCCGGTCGAGCTGGGCGCCAAGGAGCAGGACGCCACCGAGGCGCCGCTGGCCTTCCTCTTCCCGGGCCTGGGTGACCACTACCTCGGCATGGGCCGCGACCTGTACCGCGACTTCCCGGTCTTCCGCGCCGAGGTCGACCGCTGCGCCGAGCTGCTGGCCCCCGAACTCGGCCTGGACATCCGCGAGGTCGTCTTCCCGGCCACCGCCGACGAGACCGCCGACGCGGACCGGGCCCCGGCCATGGACCTGCGCCGCATGCTCGGCCGCGACAGTGCACCCGTCAGCGCCGAGGAGCGCCGGCTGAACGCCACGAAGCTGGCGCAGCCCGTCCTCTTCGTCATCGAGTACGCGCTCGCCGGCCTGTGGCGCAGCTGGGGCGCCCGCCCCGCCGTCCTGACCGGCTACAGCCTCGGCGAGTACGTCGCCGCGACGCTGGCCGGCGTGCTCTCCCTCAAGGACGCCCTGACCCTGGTCGCCCGGCGCGCCGCGCTCATCGACACGCTGCCGCAGGGCGCGATGCTCGCCGTCATGCTGCCGGAGCCGGACGTGTCCGCCGAGCTCGGACCGAACCTCTCCCTGTCCGCCGTCAACGGGGACTCGTTCTGCGTGGTCGCGGGACCGGAGGAGGACATCGCGGCGCTGGAGGCCTCGCTGCGCGCCCGCGACGTCATCAACCGCCGCGTGACCACCACGCACGCCTTCCACTCCACCATGATGGAGCCGATCGCGGACCAGGTCACCGAGCTCGCGAGGACGCTGACCCTCAAGCGCCCGAGCATCCCGTACATCTCGAACGTCACCGGGCAGCTCATCACCGACGAGCAGGCCACCGACCCCGGCTACTGGGCCCGCCACCTGGTCAGCCCGGTCCGCTTCGCCGACGGCCTGCGCGCCATCGGCGCGGACCACGCCCTGCTCGAGGCCGGCCCCGGCCAGACGCTGAGCAGCCTGGCCGCCGAGGTCCGCGGAGCCGGCACCGGTACCGTCGTCGCCTCGATGCGCCACCCGCTGGAGCGCCGCTCCGACACCTCCGTCGCCCTCAAGGCGCTCGGCCGGCTGTGGCTGGCCGGCGGCGCGGTGGACTGGACGGCCTTCCCCGCCGAGGCCCTCGCGGTCGACGGCGCCGCCCCGGCCGGCGCCCTGGCGCCCGCCGCCGAGGACGGGCCGAGCGCCACCGAGCAGGAGCTGCACGCCCTGTGGGCCCGGCTGCTGAAGACCGAGGAACTCCCCCGGGACGTCTCCTTCTTCGAGCTCGGCGGCAACTCGCTGCTGGCCACCCGCCTGATCCTGCGCATCACCCGCGCCTTCGGTACCGAGCCGACCCTGCGCCAGGTGTACGAATGGGCGACGCTGGCCCGGATGGCGAAGGCCATCGACGCGCTGCGCGCCGGCCGCGACCCGCAGGCCGAGCTGGACGGCGACACCTCGGGCTCCTCGCACACCGGCAGCTCGCTCGCCCGCTTCGAGCTGCCCAACGGCATGATGGTCTCCCACCAGAACGAGGCGGAGACCCGCCACTTCTACGAGGACATTTTCGACCACCGCGTCTACGGCAAGAACGGGATCACCCTCTCCGACGGCGCCACCGTCGTCGACGTCGGCGGCAACATCGGCCTCTTCACGCTCTTCGCGCACTACGAGGCCAAGAACGTGAAGATCTACACGTTCGAGCCGGCCCCGCCGCTGTTCGAGCTCCTGGGCCGCAACGTCGCCGAGCACGGCGCCGACGCCACGCTGTTCAACATCGGCATTTCCGACGAGGAGTCCGAGGCGAACCTCACCTTCTACCCCCGCAGCTCCGGCATGTCCTCGTTCCACCCGGACGAGGCGGAGGAGAAGCACAACCTGCGCACCATCATCGCGAACCAGCGCGAGGCCGGCGGGGACGAGGCGGCCGACGAGCTCGCCGGGTACACCGAAGAGCTGATGGACGTGCGCTTCGAGGCGATCGAGTTCACCGCCAGGCTGCGCCCGCTGAGCGCGATCATCCGCGAGCAGAACATCGAGCGCATCGACCTCATCAAGATCGACGTGCAGAAGAGCGAGCGCCAGGTCATCGACGGCATCGCCGACGAGGACTGGCCCAAGATCCAGCAGATGGTGCTGGAGGCGCACGACGCCGACGGTGAGGTGGCCCGTCTGGTCGCGCTCCTGGAGAGCCGCGGGTTCCACGCCGAGGCCGAACAGGACGAGCTCTACGCCGGCACGGACATCTACAACATCTACGCCGTACGCGGCGCACGCTAACGGAGTCGACCAGTCATGGAATTCACGACAGCAGGAGTCGTCGGAGCCGGCGTCATGGGCGTCGGAGTCGCACAGAACCTCGCCCAGACCGGCCACCGCGTCGTTCTGGTCGACCTCTCCGAGGAGATCCTCGACAACGCCCGCAAGGAGCTCCGCAACAGCCTCCGCGCGTTCGCGATGTTCAACCGCAAGGCCGCGGTCGACCCCGCCGAGATCTTCGAGAAGATCGAGTTCACGACCGACTACGAGCAGCTCGCCAAGGCGGACTTCGTCGTCGAGAACGTGACCGAGGAATGGGCGATCAAGGAGAAGGTCTACAAGGAGCTCGACCGGATCTGCCGGCCCGAGGTCGTCTTCGCCGTCAACACCTCGGCCATCTCCATCACCCGCGTCGGCTCGGTCACCAGCCGTCCCGAGCGCGTCGTCGGCATGCACTTCATGAACCCGGTGCCGCTCAAGCCGATGGTCGAGGTCATCCGCGGCTACCACACCACCCCCGAGACCATCGACACCGCACGCCGCTTCCTGGCCGAGCTGGGCAAGGAGTGCATCGTCGTCGAGGACGTGCCGGGGTTCGTCTCCAACCGCGTCCTGATGCTCACCATCAACGAGGCCGTCTTCCTGGTCCAGGACGGCGTGGCCCCCGCAGCCGACGTCGACCGCATCTTCAAGACCTGCTTCGACCACAAGATGGGCCCTCTGGAGACCGCCGACCTCATCGGTCTCGACACCATCCTGAAATCCGTCGAAGTGCTCTACGAGAGCTTCAACGACGACAAGTACCGGCCGGCGCCCCTGCTCAAGAAGATGGTCGCCGCCGGCCTGCTCGGCCGGAAGAGCGGCCAGGGATTCCACACGTACCGCTGACCGAGCCGTACACCGCACCGAAGACGACAGGACGGATCGAGATGAGCACGGACAACAAGGCCAGGATCGCGGAGTACCTCTCCCGCTTCATCCCGGTGCAGGACCTCAAGGACGACCAGGACATCTTCGAGCTCAGCTTCGTCAGCTCGATGTTCGCGATGCAGCTCGTCTCCTTCGTGGAGCACGAGTTCGGCATCACCGTCGAGAACGAGGACCTGGAGCTGGAGTACTTCCGCTCCATCAACGCACTCGACGCGTTCGTCAGCCGCAAGCTGGCCGCGCCGGTCGCCCCGTAGCGCGAGCGGAGCCGACCCCAGATGACGACGACGCTCACCGCGGAGCAGGCGCAGGCCCAGAAGGAGTTCCGGGCCTTCGCCGACCTCCGTGTCGCCCCGTACGCGGATGCCCGGCACCGCGCCCAGCGCACCCCTCCCGAGGCCATCCGGCTGCTCGCCGACGAGGGCCTGCTCGGGCTGCCGGTCCCGGCCGAGTACGGCGGCGGAGGCTGCGACGCGGTGACGCTCGGACTGCTGGCCGCGGAGCTCGGCCGCGCCTGCTCCTCGCTGCGCAGTCTGCTCACCGTCCACACGATGGTGGCGCACGCCGTCGCCCGCTGGGGCACCCGCGCCCAGAAGGACACCTGGCTGCCCCGGCTCGCCCGCGGAGAGCGCATCGGCGCGCTCGCCGTGTCCGAGCCGGGCACCGGCAGCGACGCCTCCTCCGTCACCACCCGGATCACCCCGGACGGCGACGACTGGATCCTCGACGGACACAAGAAGTGGATCACGTACGGCGAGAGCGCCGACCTGTTCCTCGTCGTCGGCCGCAGCGAGCAGG
The window above is part of the Streptomyces sp. NBC_01296 genome. Proteins encoded here:
- a CDS encoding FkbM family methyltransferase, whose protein sequence is MTPNTIIAEERHEAAGPPAGPLPWHLALVSGANGASLDAGLAALKNAPAGAPAAASPVTRRTVGAGSATHRGAVLTGPEGPVELGAKEQDATEAPLAFLFPGLGDHYLGMGRDLYRDFPVFRAEVDRCAELLAPELGLDIREVVFPATADETADADRAPAMDLRRMLGRDSAPVSAEERRLNATKLAQPVLFVIEYALAGLWRSWGARPAVLTGYSLGEYVAATLAGVLSLKDALTLVARRAALIDTLPQGAMLAVMLPEPDVSAELGPNLSLSAVNGDSFCVVAGPEEDIAALEASLRARDVINRRVTTTHAFHSTMMEPIADQVTELARTLTLKRPSIPYISNVTGQLITDEQATDPGYWARHLVSPVRFADGLRAIGADHALLEAGPGQTLSSLAAEVRGAGTGTVVASMRHPLERRSDTSVALKALGRLWLAGGAVDWTAFPAEALAVDGAAPAGALAPAAEDGPSATEQELHALWARLLKTEELPRDVSFFELGGNSLLATRLILRITRAFGTEPTLRQVYEWATLARMAKAIDALRAGRDPQAELDGDTSGSSHTGSSLARFELPNGMMVSHQNEAETRHFYEDIFDHRVYGKNGITLSDGATVVDVGGNIGLFTLFAHYEAKNVKIYTFEPAPPLFELLGRNVAEHGADATLFNIGISDEESEANLTFYPRSSGMSSFHPDEAEEKHNLRTIIANQREAGGDEAADELAGYTEELMDVRFEAIEFTARLRPLSAIIREQNIERIDLIKIDVQKSERQVIDGIADEDWPKIQQMVLEAHDADGEVARLVALLESRGFHAEAEQDELYAGTDIYNIYAVRGAR
- a CDS encoding nuclear transport factor 2 family protein, which translates into the protein MTLQAGTGPQAAAAFGALYAEVQQFYAHQMQLLDLGESQRWAETFTEDAVFDVPTLPQPVRGRAGLVTATSRSAAQLAEAGQRHRHFMGMFDVCERPDGAVGVRSYAIVYASQIGGESRVHRVCVCEDVLVRVEGALRVATRRVTRDDLV
- a CDS encoding aromatase/cyclase, coding for MSAERVHRTTHDVTVAAPAGVVYGLISDAVQWPLYFPPNVHVERLEFDGTHERLRMWATANGRIKSWTSKRTLDVAQRRIAFRQEVPASPLESMGGTWIVEPRGAASCRLVLLHDFTVAGDNAENVAWVERATDTNSRAELGNIKQLAEGWERLDDLVMSFEDSVRVEGPAERVYSFLHRVQDWPTLVPHVSRLDVTEPEPGVQVMSMDTLTADGSSHTTESVRVCFPHARRIVYKQTATPLLMSAHTGEWSLVEDETGVTVTSQHSVVLREENITRVLGPQAGIAECRRYVREALGRNSTATLNLAKAHAESATGEQSRDGARAA
- the fabG gene encoding 3-oxoacyl-ACP reductase FabG, which codes for MKPETKPVALVTGGTSGIGLAVVRDLARRGHRVFLCARTEQQVKQTVEDLRAEGLEVEGSAADVRDPASVKALVAAAVEAFGPVSILVNNAGRSGGGPTADLTDELWYDVIDTNLNSVFLLTREVLKYGGLEGASYGRIINIASTAGKQGVVLGAPYSASKHGVVGFTKALGNELAPTGITVNAVCPGYVETPMAQRVRSGYAAAYDTSEEQIKQKFTAKIPLGRYSTPEEVAGLVGYLTTDVASSITSQALNVCGGLGNF
- a CDS encoding 3-hydroxyacyl-CoA dehydrogenase family protein, yielding MEFTTAGVVGAGVMGVGVAQNLAQTGHRVVLVDLSEEILDNARKELRNSLRAFAMFNRKAAVDPAEIFEKIEFTTDYEQLAKADFVVENVTEEWAIKEKVYKELDRICRPEVVFAVNTSAISITRVGSVTSRPERVVGMHFMNPVPLKPMVEVIRGYHTTPETIDTARRFLAELGKECIVVEDVPGFVSNRVLMLTINEAVFLVQDGVAPAADVDRIFKTCFDHKMGPLETADLIGLDTILKSVEVLYESFNDDKYRPAPLLKKMVAAGLLGRKSGQGFHTYR
- a CDS encoding acyl carrier protein, which gives rise to MSTDNKARIAEYLSRFIPVQDLKDDQDIFELSFVSSMFAMQLVSFVEHEFGITVENEDLELEYFRSINALDAFVSRKLAAPVAP